The following proteins come from a genomic window of Geothrix edaphica:
- a CDS encoding tRNA1(Val) (adenine(37)-N6)-methyltransferase: MPRRSASDDSPAYKGWTRPGPVPPGGVELEPGETLDGLCGHWRIFQLEKGNRFSTDDLVTAWYGTTWCPSPGRIADLGSGIGSVALMAAWRCPGATVHTVEAQEQSLRLARKSIRHNGQEGRIFPRLGDLRDPALFAGEAPFDLVTGTPPYWPEGHRLPAAHPQSVPARLEVRGSIADYAQAAARLLAPGGIFACVFPNDQRDRALAALGEAGLLCLHRREIVFKAGEPYGLDVFAAGRRQDYPDDFEARAQCPEVEPPVLIRRADGSVDPAIARVRLAVGFPPGL; encoded by the coding sequence ATGCCGCGCCGCTCTGCCTCCGACGATTCCCCCGCCTACAAGGGCTGGACGCGCCCGGGGCCGGTGCCGCCGGGCGGAGTGGAGCTGGAGCCGGGCGAGACCCTCGACGGCCTGTGCGGCCACTGGCGGATCTTCCAGCTGGAGAAGGGCAACCGCTTCAGCACGGACGACCTGGTGACCGCCTGGTACGGGACCACCTGGTGCCCCAGCCCCGGGCGCATCGCCGACCTGGGCTCGGGCATCGGCAGCGTGGCCCTCATGGCGGCGTGGCGCTGTCCCGGCGCCACGGTGCACACGGTGGAGGCCCAGGAGCAGAGCCTGCGCCTGGCCCGGAAGAGCATCCGTCACAACGGCCAGGAGGGGCGGATCTTCCCGCGCCTGGGCGACCTCCGCGACCCCGCCCTGTTCGCGGGCGAGGCCCCCTTCGACCTGGTGACGGGCACGCCGCCCTACTGGCCCGAGGGCCACCGGCTGCCCGCCGCCCATCCCCAGTCCGTGCCCGCCCGTCTGGAGGTGCGTGGCAGCATCGCGGACTACGCCCAGGCCGCCGCCCGGCTCCTGGCCCCTGGCGGGATCTTCGCCTGCGTCTTCCCCAACGACCAGCGGGACCGCGCCCTGGCCGCCCTGGGCGAGGCCGGGCTGCTCTGCCTCCATCGCCGCGAGATCGTCTTCAAGGCCGGCGAGCCCTACGGCCTGGACGTCTTCGCCGCCGGGCGCCGCCAGGACTATCCGGACGATTTCGAAGCCAGGGCGCAGTGCCCGGAGGTGGAGCCGCCCGTCCTCATCCGCCGCGCCGATGGCAGCGTGGACCCCGCCATCGCCCGAG